Proteins encoded together in one Camelina sativa cultivar DH55 chromosome 9, Cs, whole genome shotgun sequence window:
- the LOC104712661 gene encoding putative F-box protein At1g70970, with product MEKSNFESLPEDHQMNILSRLPLKSLVKFLLVSKKWASMIRSTKFNVDYLPRSMTRPRVMFMVQRYTSQASQPPELEMLWFDTVYKEQTVLTEPPYDEVLFHSVYQDKEPLLSSGQQQLRISQPIRGLICLRLQTKLAICNPVTRMFHILPEIQAPEDSYITSFLGYDEATNVFKVLCITKSKSLPTTREYLVLTVESGQEESWRSIACLYEHDKVKLGEGICKGGVLYYGAQTDEAQSNGDKFVLMSFNVRSKDFAVIRYPEYDSIYTLWRLVFYKEKIALVNDCDFYIIPDFIGNDEPDLDNEAVNDESNGTKVFHIIVLDESTQQWETIPIEILHWEEAVGEKEFQFQGTIGENELVFAQNSTELGGPDYCVLYYNTETKCFRRFEIQGVVGNDDSVQTFLSR from the coding sequence atggagaaaTCAAATTTCGAGTCACTTCCTGAAGATCATCAAATGAATATTCTGTCACGGTTGCCTTTGAAGTCCTTGGTGAAGTTCCTCCTCGTCTCGAAGAAATGGGCATCCATGATCCGCTCTACAAAATTCAATGTTGATTACTTGCCCCGATCGATGACAAGGCCTCGAGTGATGTTCATGGTCCAACGATATACATCACAGGCTTCACAGCCACCCGAACTTGAGATGTTGTGGTTTGACACTGTTTATAAAGAGCAAACAGTTTTAACCGAACCACCTTACGATGAGGTGTTGTTTCACTCTGTCTATCAAGACAAGGAACCATTGTTGTCGTCTGGACAACAACAATTGCGTATTTCTCAGCCCATCCGAGGTTTGATCTGTCTTAGGTTACAAACTAAGCTTGCGATTTGCAATCCGGTTACGAGAATGTTTCATATTTTACCGGAGATCCAAGCGCCTGAAGATTCTTACATAACAAGTTTTCTCGGATATGATGAAGCTACGAATGTATTCAAGGTGTTATGCATCACGAAGTCTAAGTCATTACCCACAACTAGGGAATATCTAGTCTTGACGGTGGAGTCCGGTCAAGAAGAATCTTGGAGATCGATCGCATGTCTGTATGAACATGATAAAGTGAAACTTGGTGAAGGAATATGTAAAGGAGGGGTTTTGTACTATGGAGCTCAAACCGATGAAGCTCAGTCCAATGGTGACAAATTTGTGCTCATGAGCTTCAATGTGAGGTCTAAAGATTTTGCCGTCATTAGATATCCTGAATATGATTCCATATACACACTTTGGAGATTAGTGTTTTACAAAGAGAAAATTGCCTTAGTGAATGACTGTGACTTTTACATCATTCCTGATTTTATTGGGAATGATGAACCGGACTTGGACAATGAAGCTGTGAATGATGAATCGAATGGGACTaaagtttttcatataattGTTTTGGATGAAAGTACACAACAATGGGAGACAATCCCCATAGAGATTCTTCATTGGGAAGAAGCTGTTGGAGAGAAGGAATTTCAGTTCCAAGGTACCATTGGAGAAAACGAACTTGTTTTTGCACAAAACTCTACCGAACTTGGCGGCCCTGACTACTGTGTATTGTATTACAATACAGAGACCAAATGTTTCAGAAGGTTTGAGATTCAAGGAGTGGTTGGCAATGATGACTCTGTTCAAACCTTCTTGTCACGTTGA
- the LOC104715800 gene encoding putative F-box protein At1g70960 — protein sequence MENTSGFEALPVEIQTEILSQLPLKFLMIFSVSKKWSSLIRTKEFRQLYLSQSMKRPRVMFMVHRLKFSPTVADVLFHSVSQEEESLLMSSGSDQQEMCISPEPGYDRIAQPVRGLICLRKKSKVVIYNPGTGKTLTYLPKIEARKQAAITTFFGYDEVTNVFKVLAFDKSQGAKVHQILTIGSSKQSWRRIICDHDHSPVTEGLYKDGVLYYGARSHTDKSLLMSFNLSSEVFTVIELPEGVDTLVEKLVIFKGEIALVKDPPANGSIQMMVRNEVSGEWGMVSFMIPQWKQTVEDMVFYFIGTVGTRKLVFVPAYARKGSLFVLYFDTATRDVMKYEIKGVVGNQFHSIRTFLDHIDSPLLL from the coding sequence atgGAGAACACAAGTGGTTTCGAAGCACTTCCTGTAGAGATCCAAACTGAGATTCTGTCACAATTGCCTCTCAAATTTTTAATGATATTCAGCGTCTCAAAGAAGTGGTCATCTTTAATCCGTACGAAAGAATTCAGACAGCTTTACTTGAGCCAGTCGATGAAAAGGCCTCGAGTGATGTTCATGGTCCATCGACTTAAGTTCAGCCCAACCGTAGCTGATGTTCTGTTTCACTCTGTTTCTCAAGAGGAGGAGTCATTGTTGATGTCTTCTGGTAGTGATCAGCAAGAGATGTGTATCTCTCCTGAACCAGGATATGATAGGATTGCTCAACCCGTCCGAGGGTTGATCTGTCTTCGCAAGAAAAGTAAGGTTGTCATTTACAATCCCGGTACGGGAAAGACTCTGACTTATTTACCAAAGATCGAAGCACGTAAACAAGCGGCCATAACAACTTTTTTCGGATACGATGAAGTTACAAATGTGTTCAAGGTTTTAGCGTTTGATAAATCACAAGGAGCTAAGGTACATCAGATTTTGACGATAGGATCGAGTAAACAATCTTGGAGAAGGATCATATGTGATCATGATCATTCTCCAGTTACGGAAGGGCTATATAAAGACGGAGTTTTGTACTACGGAGCTCGGTCCCATACCGACAAATCTCTGCTAATGAGCTTCAACTTGAGTTCTGAAGTGTTTACTGTCATTGAATTACCTGAGGGAGTCGACACACTAGTGGAGAAATTGGTGATTTTCAAAGGAGAAATTGCTTTGGTGAAGGATCCCCCTGCCAATGGATCGATTCAAATGATGGTTAGAAATGAAGTTTCAGGAGAATGGGGTATGGTCTCGTTTATGATTCCTCAGTGGAAACAAACTGTTGAAGACatggtgttttattttatagGTACCGTTGGAACACGAAAACTTGTTTTCGTGCCAGCCTACGCGCGTAAGGGATCACTCTTTGTGTTGTATTTCGATACAGCCACGAGAGATGTTATGAAGTATGAGATTAAAGGAGTTGTTGGAAATCAATTTCATTCTATTCGAACCTTCTTGGATCATATAGATAGTCCTCTGCTTTTGTGA
- the LOC104712659 gene encoding O-acyltransferase WSD1-like isoform X1, whose translation MAIERQVTEGEEAVSPFAQLFSLPGLDVFNIVTFGFKTEGNPSTIVEGLKNTLINHPRFSSILVTGHGEHKGKAKWTPTKVKVEEHVIVPDIDLINKNPDEFLEDYISRVAFSPMDMSRPLWEFHLLKLKTSHAEYVIVARFHHSLGDGMSLMSLLLACTRKTCDPEALPTFVAPKKRKAKNVCFSLFAWLWFIVIIMFHTCVEVIKSMVFIFGVRDISAHIIAMPGATLSTNKFIHQIISLNDVKTVKNAMNMTVNDVLLGMVQAGLSQYLNQRFDHETISKSRKIRGVVFFNLRPNKNIEDLANMMAKGSKCRWGNSIGYVLFPLETKSYDDVFEYVRQSKTIMDRKKHSLEPLFSNGLLKLTLKVFGFKGLRTLVRKLFGSTKMTFSNVVGPAEEISFFGHQISYIAANTIGIPQGLVICIQSYVDKLIINIGVDVDVIPDPHHLCDLIIEALHKMKSAAPQKIFHASEV comes from the exons ATGGCAATAGAAAGGCAAGTGACGGAAGGAGAGGAGGCAGTAAGTCCATTTGCACAATTGTTTAGCTTGCCAGGTCTCGATGTCTTCAACATTGTAACCTTTGGATTCAAAACCGAAGGCAATCCATCAACAATTGTTGAAGGCTTAAAGAACACACTGATCAACCATCCACGCTTCTCTAGCATACTG GTGACTGGTCATGGTGAGCATAAAGGAAAAGCTAAGTGGACTCCAACGAAAGTAAAAGTAGAAGAACATGTAATTGTTCCCGATATTGATCTCATCAATAAGAATCCTGATGAATTTCTAGAGGATTATATATCAAGGGTGGCTTTTTCTCCCATGGATATGTCCAGACCTTTATGGGAGTTTCATTTATTGAAACTTAAAACATCACATGCCGAGTAtgtgattgttgctaggttCCATCATTCTTTGGGCGATGGTATGTCTCTTATGTCTCTTTTACTCGCTTGTACTCGGAAGACATGTGATCCAGAGGCATTGCCTACTTTTGTGGCTCCGAAGAAAAGGAAAGCGAAGAACGtttgcttttctttgtttgcttgGTTATGGTTCATAGTAATAATTATGTTCCACACTTGTGTTGAAGTTATCAAGTccatggtttttatttttggtgtgaGGGACATCTCAGCTCATATAATAGCTATGCCTGGGGCTACACTTAGCACTAATAAATTTATTCATCAAATCATTAGTTTGAATGATGTCAAAACAGTGAAGAACGCCATGAATATG ACTGTAAATGATGTTCTTCTTGGGATGGTACAAGCTGGTCTTTCTCAATATTTGAATCAAAGATTTG ATCATGAAACCATTTCAAAGTCAAGAAAAATTCGTGGTGTTGTATTTTTCAATCTAAGGCCAAATAAAAACATTGAG GATTTGGCAAATATGATGGCAAAAGGTTCAAAGTGTAGATGGGGGAACTCCATAGGGTATGTTCTATTTCCTTTGGAGACGAAATCATACGATGATGTATTTGAATATGTTCGACAATCCAAAACTATTATGGATCGTAAGAAACATTCCCTTGAACCTCTATTTTCTAATGGGTTGCTCAAATTAACATTGAAGGTTTTTGGATTTAAG GGACTCAGAACTTTAGTAAGGAAATTATTTGGAAGCACAAAAATGACATTCTCTAATGTGGTTGGTCCAGCCGAAGAAATTAGCTTTTTCGGCCATCAAATATCTTACATAGCTGCAAATACCATAGGTATTCCACAG ggACTCGTTATCTGTATTCAAAGCTATGTGGACAAACTTATAATCAACATCGGAGTTGATGTAGACGTGATTCCAGACCCTCATCACCTATGCGATCTCATCATCGAAGCTCTCCACAAGATGAAGTCTGCTGCTCCACAAAAGATTTTTCATGCTTCAGAGGTTTAA
- the LOC104712660 gene encoding protein WVD2-like 7, with protein sequence MAGEIHHEPFSLSFQGSSIHSGSISFGRFEKEGLSWEKRSSFSHNRYLEEVDKCSKPGSVTEMKAHFEAHFKKKGIRFPASLESQTWGVHQTGGEPDDEAVYATESFEDYRSDGSFSENTSQSNSVCNYSHEQEKCGQGKSQCVEYDEESVHCVSYDEILVNSDEVVELDEEEGGADNRTLAVPVECKDLGILEMPKEIEIQDSASVEEMGSRLDEHVPKKPSDATETPSSSSSSSASRLKSRESVKVKPISPHDVRVTKAFTKRHDVTPKANSMKTKGSSLSSNSKTNVDAKSQKESRTRKTIESQPKTSKKTETRTPIATNRLKTSTNSSKLQMSTGSTSFRFKCSERAEKRKEFYMKVEEKIHAKKTETNQVQAKTQQKAEAEMKQFRKSLNFKATPMPSFYNTSTRPGSHNKREPSKVAPLRSRPATSASMTNRAVTRVSNKHGCEEAKMVKVMVSNRQQRAAKDSDLQKGNLMAVEMKQKISVRRSGN encoded by the exons ATGGCTGGCGAGATTCATCATGAACCGTTTAGCCTTAGTTTTCAG GGAAGTTCTATCCACTCTGGATCGATATCGTTTGGAAGATTCGAGAAAGAAGGTTTATCATGGGAGAAGAGGTCATCTTTTTCACACAATAGGTATCTTGAAGAAGTTGACAAGTGCTCTAAACCTGGCTCTGTTACTGAGATGAAAGCACATTTTGAGGCTCATTTCAAGAAGAAAGGAATCAGGTTTCCGGCTTCTCTTGAATCTCAAACTTGGGGAGTTCATCAAACAGGTGGTGAACCGGATGATGAAGCTGTCTACGCTACTGAAAGTTTCGAGGATTACCGATCTGATGGGAGTTTCTCGGAGAACACAAGTCAGTCAAACAGTGTTTGTAACTACAGCCATGAACAAGAGAAATGTGGTCAAGGAAAGAGTCAATGTGTGGAGTATGATGAGGAAAGTGTACATTGTGTGAGCTATGATGAGATTTTGGTGAATTCGGATGAAGTGGTTgagcttgatgaagaagaaggcgGTGCTGACAACAGGACTCTTGCTGTTCCGGTTGAGTGTAAGGATCTTGGAATTCTTGAGATGCCAAAAGAGATTGAGATTCAAGATTCTGCTTCAGTTGAAGAGATGGGATCAAGACTTGATGAACATGTTCCAAAAAAG CCATCTGATGCTACAGAAACACCCtcgtcctcctcttcctcctctgcatCTAGATTGAAGTCGCGGGAAAGCGTGAAAGTTAAACCTATTAGTCCTCATGATGTGCGTGTGACTAAAGCTTTTACAAAGAGACATGATGTAACGCCAAAAGCTAATTCCATGAAGACGAAGGGTTCTTCGTTAAGTTCTAATTCTAAAACCAATGTAGATGCCAAGAG CCAAAAGGAATCAAGAACGAGGAAAACCATTGAGTCTCAGCCTAAAACATCGAAAAAAACCGAGACTCGAACTCCTATCGCTACAAACAG GTTAAAGACTAGTACCAATTCTTCAAAGCTGCAGATGAGTACAGGTTCTACTAGTTTCCGTTTCAAATGTAGCGAACGAGctgagaagagaaaagag TTCTATATGAAAGTGGAGGAGAAAATACATGctaagaaaacagaaacaaaccaaGTTCAGGCCAAAACACAG CAAAAGGCGGAAGCTGAGATGAAACAATTCAGGAAAAGCCTCAACTTCAAGGCAACACCAATGCCTTCATTCTACAACACAAGTACTAGACCGGGGTCTCATAACAAG AGAGAGCCATCTAAAGTAGCACCATTAAGATCCCGACCCGCGACCTCAGCCTCGATGACAAACAGGGCGGTCACAAGAGTTTCTAACAAACACGGTTGTGAAGAAGCTAAAATGGTAAAGGTAATGGTCAGTAATAGACAACAACGTGCGGCTAAAGATTCGGATTTGCAGAAGGGTAATCTCATGGCGGttgaaatgaaacaaaagattagTGTTCGAAGAAGCGGAAACTAA
- the LOC104715804 gene encoding putative F-box protein At1g70390, with protein MEKSISFETCPEELREEIVLRSPLKSLAKLVGVSRKWSSIIRGEDFKARYLSLSKERPRVLLAAAEIIKLLPDSAATEEEEEVWLSVMFRSVYQEEEPLLSSGLQEIRVRVLGATSFRACQPIRGVICLHFTTNEIVIFNPCTGKSQTLPDIQADANHFLVSFFGYDETRDVFKVLCMALDGPFGDRPREAQILTCKGGQESVVMSFNMSSEEFTAVQVPEGVNFRGGWSLVKYKKKIALSRMVDHNNGELQLWVRKATGGWSSERFVIPDWKDTVGNTRFHFKGTVGKSILVFYQVSIVKDSRSTSLLYFDKSTQRLRRYDFQDLYDAPPLKLPYPAVQLFLDHCDSTWLL; from the exons atggAGAAATCAATTAGTTTTGAAACATGTCCTGAAGAGCTACGAGAAGAGATTGTGTTACGGTCACCTTTGAAATCCTTGGCGAAACTCGTCGGCGTCTCAAGGAAATGGAGTTCCATCATCCGTGGAGAAGACTTCAAAGCTCGTTACTTGAGCCTATCCAAGGAAAGGCCTCGAGTATTGTTGGCCGCCGCTGAAATAATAAAACTGTTACCAGACTCGGCCGccactgaagaagaagaggaagtctGGTTATCAGTGATGTTTCGCTCCGTTTATCAAGAGGAGGAACCATTGTTGTCGTCTGGTCTTCAAGAGATACGTGTTCGCGTTCTTGGTGCAACGAGCTTTAGGGCTTGTCAACCCATCCGAGGTGTGATCTGCCTTCACTTTACAACCAATGAGATTGTGATTTTCAATCCTTGTACGGGGAAATCTCAGACTTTACCAGACATCCAAGCGGATGCGAACCATTTCCTAGTAAGTTTTTTCGGATACGATGAAACTAGGGATGTGTTCAAAGTGTTGTGTATGGCGCTTGATGGACCATTCGGAGATCGTCCTAGAGAAGCTCAAATATTAACG TGCAAAGGTGGCCAAGAATCTGTAGTTATGAGCTTTAACATGAGTTCTGAGGAGTTTACTGCCGTTCAAGTACCTGAGGGTGTGAATTTCCGTGGAGGATGGAGCCTGGtgaaatacaaaaagaaaatcgcGTTATCTCGCATGGTTGACCACAACAATGGAGAATTGCAGCTGTGGGTTAGGAAAGCAACCGGAGGATGGTCAAGCGAAAGGTTTGTGATTCCTGATTGGAAAGACACTGTTGGAAACACAAGGTTTCATTTCAAAGGAACCGTTGGAAAAAGCATACTTGTTTTCTATCAAGTGTCTATCGTGAAGGATTCACGTTCAACTTCTTTGCTCTACTTCGATAAATCAACCCAACGTCTCCGACGCTATGATTTTCAAGACCTGTATGATGCTCCTCCTCTAAAACTCCCATATCCTGCTGTTCAGTTATTTTTGGACCATTGCGATTCGACATGGCTTCTCTGA
- the LOC104715803 gene encoding putative F-box protein At1g70970 codes for MEKSNFESLTEDHQMNILSRLPLKSLVKFLLVSKKWASMIRSTKFNVDYLSRSMTRPRVMFMVQRSTSQPPEPTMLWFDTVYKEQTLTTEPSYTEVLFYSVYQDEEPLLSSGQQQLRISLHAKYDVSQPIRGLICLRLQTKLAICNPGTRMFHTLPEIHS; via the coding sequence atggaGAAATCAAATTTCGAGTCACTTACTGAAGATCATCAAATGAATATTCTGTCACGGTTGCCGCTGAAGTCCTTGGTGAAGTTCCTCCTCGTCTCGAAGAAATGGGCATCCATGATCCGCTCTACAAAATTCAATGTTGATTACTTGAGTCGATCGATGACAAGACCTCGAGTGATGTTCATGGTCCAACGATCTACATCACAGCCACCCGAACCTACGATGTTGTGGTTTGACACTGTTTATAAAGAGCAAACCTTAACAACCGAACCATCTTACACTGAGGTGTTGTTTTACTCTGTTTACCAAGACGAGGAACCATTGTTGTCTTCTGGACAACAACAGTTGCGTATTTCTCTACATGCAAAATATGATGTTTCTCAGCCCATCCGAGGTTTGATCTGTCTTAGGTTACAAACTAAGCTTGCGATTTGCAATCCGGGTACGAGAATGTTTCATACTTTACCGGAGATCCATTCATAA
- the LOC104712659 gene encoding O-acyltransferase WSD1-like isoform X2, with protein MAIERQVTEGEEAVSPFAQLFSLPGLDVFNIVTFGFKTEGNPSTIVEGLKNTLINHPRFSSILVTGHGEHKGKAKWTPTKVKVEEHVIVPDIDLINKNPDEFLEDYISRVAFSPMDMSRPLWEFHLLKLKTSHAEYVIVARFHHSLGDGMSLMSLLLACTRKTCDPEALPTFVAPKKRKAKNVCFSLFAWLWFIVIIMFHTCVEVIKSMVFIFGVRDISAHIIAMPGATLSTNKFIHQIISLNDVKTVKNAMNMTVNDVLLGMVQAGLSQYLNQRFDHETISKSRKIRGVVFFNLRPNKNIEDLANMMAKGSKCRWGNSIGYVLFPLETKSYDDVFEYVRQSKTIMDRKKHSLEPLFSNGLLKLTLKVFGFKGLRTLVRKLFGSTKMTFSNVVGPAEEISFFGHQISYIAANTIGTRYLYSKLCGQTYNQHRS; from the exons ATGGCAATAGAAAGGCAAGTGACGGAAGGAGAGGAGGCAGTAAGTCCATTTGCACAATTGTTTAGCTTGCCAGGTCTCGATGTCTTCAACATTGTAACCTTTGGATTCAAAACCGAAGGCAATCCATCAACAATTGTTGAAGGCTTAAAGAACACACTGATCAACCATCCACGCTTCTCTAGCATACTG GTGACTGGTCATGGTGAGCATAAAGGAAAAGCTAAGTGGACTCCAACGAAAGTAAAAGTAGAAGAACATGTAATTGTTCCCGATATTGATCTCATCAATAAGAATCCTGATGAATTTCTAGAGGATTATATATCAAGGGTGGCTTTTTCTCCCATGGATATGTCCAGACCTTTATGGGAGTTTCATTTATTGAAACTTAAAACATCACATGCCGAGTAtgtgattgttgctaggttCCATCATTCTTTGGGCGATGGTATGTCTCTTATGTCTCTTTTACTCGCTTGTACTCGGAAGACATGTGATCCAGAGGCATTGCCTACTTTTGTGGCTCCGAAGAAAAGGAAAGCGAAGAACGtttgcttttctttgtttgcttgGTTATGGTTCATAGTAATAATTATGTTCCACACTTGTGTTGAAGTTATCAAGTccatggtttttatttttggtgtgaGGGACATCTCAGCTCATATAATAGCTATGCCTGGGGCTACACTTAGCACTAATAAATTTATTCATCAAATCATTAGTTTGAATGATGTCAAAACAGTGAAGAACGCCATGAATATG ACTGTAAATGATGTTCTTCTTGGGATGGTACAAGCTGGTCTTTCTCAATATTTGAATCAAAGATTTG ATCATGAAACCATTTCAAAGTCAAGAAAAATTCGTGGTGTTGTATTTTTCAATCTAAGGCCAAATAAAAACATTGAG GATTTGGCAAATATGATGGCAAAAGGTTCAAAGTGTAGATGGGGGAACTCCATAGGGTATGTTCTATTTCCTTTGGAGACGAAATCATACGATGATGTATTTGAATATGTTCGACAATCCAAAACTATTATGGATCGTAAGAAACATTCCCTTGAACCTCTATTTTCTAATGGGTTGCTCAAATTAACATTGAAGGTTTTTGGATTTAAG GGACTCAGAACTTTAGTAAGGAAATTATTTGGAAGCACAAAAATGACATTCTCTAATGTGGTTGGTCCAGCCGAAGAAATTAGCTTTTTCGGCCATCAAATATCTTACATAGCTGCAAATACCATAG ggACTCGTTATCTGTATTCAAAGCTATGTGGACAAACTTATAATCAACATCGGAGTTGA
- the LOC109126487 gene encoding uncharacterized protein LOC109126487, whose amino-acid sequence MLKCYQQATSDKHIFMTFSVTIVLVSLSHLSFAIEENNHEPLMSKNEIDAMRDKSAISPIKCLDEVFAEILRNKIASRKCCLRIVNAGKECHMEYAKLFFQINNIRCYSSESFLKTNKVWNRCSTEICVLSPFSR is encoded by the exons ATGCTTAAATGCTACCAACAAGCAACTAGCGACAAGCACATTTTCATGACATTTTCTGTAACCATTGTTTTGGTATCACTTTCTCATCTAAGTTTTGCTATAGAAGAGAATAATCACGAACCACTCATGTCAAAGAACGAGATTGATGCG ATGAGAGACAAAAGTGCAATTTCTCCAATAAAATGTTTAGATGAAGTGTTCGCTGAAATTCTTCGGAATAAAATTGCTTCAAGAAAATGTTGTCTAAGGATAGTGAACGCTGGAAAGGAATGTCACATGGAAtatgcaaaattattttttcaaattaataatataagatgttaTAGTTCTGAAAGctttttgaaaactaataaagTGTGGAACAGATGTTCTACTGAAATTTGTGTTCTTTCACCTTTTTCtcgttaa